In Nostoc edaphicum CCNP1411, the sequence TGTTAGCTTGGTTGCCCTAGTTCAGGCGATTCGCGTCACCTCAGTAGTTGTTCTAATTCCCTTCGTCGCTAGGACATCAACTGGTAATTACTATCCACAAACACTCCCAATCAATGCTGCTTGGCTTAATTTCGATCCATTTCAACTAGAATTACTCTTGTTAGTACTGGTAATTACTGGATTAGTAGTTTATCCAGCTATATTATTTAAAATTCCCGCAGGCGATTTCTTTGGTGCATTGTTGATTGGTATTGGGTTTAATCCTTTGCTACATTGGCTGCCTTTTGTGGGTGATATTAGCTTTAGTCCGCCGCCTTTAATTAACTTATTGGGTCAAATGCTCCTGGGAATTACTATTGGTGAATATTGGGGAGACAAACCCAACTTTAGAAAGCGAACTGTCGGCTATGCCTTAATCTCTGTAGCCATGACCCTCATCGCCGGAGCGATCGCTGCTATACTTGCGATGCAATTAACCTCTTGGGACTGGTTAACCTGTCTTTTAGTCACAGCCCCAGGAGGATCAGCAGAAATGATCCTGGTTTCTCTGGCGTTAAATCATAATGTTGAAATTGTCACAACTGGTCATTTAGTGCGACTAATTGCGATTAATAGTTCCCTACCACTTTGGGTGTTTTTGTTTCGCCGTCTGGATGAGCAACTTTCTGAACCAGTTTAATTGTAGAAGTATGAGGCATTTGGCAAAACATTTCTGACAAGTAGAACCAAGATACTATTGATATTTATCGAAACAGAATTCAGGAGTCAGGAGCCAGAATGGGCTAAACGCCCCGCTACCGCTAACAGAATGAATTTTTTGCGACTGGTAGATAGCGCAGCGTTAACGAGTCCGCGTTAGCGAGTCTTCTCCCTTGGCGCTAGCCTCTCCCTTTGGGAGAAGGGGAGACGCCAAGGGCGAACGAGCGTCGCGTCTTCATTCTGACTCCTGAATTCTGACTCCTGAATTCTTCTTCAATCAAATTGATTTCGCTCAATGCGTAAGTCACGATTAACCGTGATAGTAATTTTCGCTACAAATTTCTGGAAAGCGAGTGTATTTTATGGTAGCTAACTTCCAGCTTTAGATTTGTAGATTAGGAAAATTAAAATAGTAATTTCACTGGGGTTAAAAAATATTTGTGTAAGTTAGTATACTGCATGATTGTCGAGTGAATATTGACATCATTTCATTGTCTTAGATGGGGTGGACACCGATGACATCTGAAAGCGATCGCCAAAAAGAACTTGAACACCGGGAACGTTTACTACGAGAACGAGAAGTTGAATTGCGACTCCGAGAAATGGAAACTAACCTCCATACTACCGATGCAGCTTTTCATCAAACTGTGAAGCATCAGCCAGAAAATTCCCAGAAACCTTGGATGCAAAAAGTGATTCTGGGTGGAAAGTTGTTTGCTCTTGGTGTAGTAACACTAGTTGCAGTCAGAATAGCCGCAGTATTAGCTGGGTTTATTATTGTTGCTGCGCTGGGGTGGATGTCTTACAAATTATTTTTGGAATCTAAAAAAACTAATTCTTAATAGAGGTATAACTATGATGAGTGAGCAGGTAGCAACGGACAGATTTATCCAAGATTTAGAGCGTGTTGCCCAAGTACGCTCTGAGATTTCTGTATGTTTGAGTAAACTGGCTGAAACAATTAGTAAAGCTGAGTTAGTTGGTGATTCGTCATCAGGAAAACTCAGTTTAGAGCGAGATATTGAAGATATTACAGTAGCTAGTAAAAACCTCCGCCAAGGTGTATTTCGCCTTTTGGTTTTGGGCGATATGAAACGGGGAAAAAGCACGTTTCTTAATGCCTTAATTGGTGAAAATTTATTACCGAGTGATGTTAACCCTTGTACCGCAGTGTTAACAGTTTTACGCTATGGGCCAGAAAAGAAAGTCACCATTCATTTTAATGATGGTAAAAGTCCACAACAGCTAGATTTTCAGAACTTTAAATATAAATATACCATTGATCCGGCTGAAGCTAAGAAACTAGAGCAGGAGAAAAAACAAGCATTTCCAG encodes:
- a CDS encoding AbrB family transcriptional regulator, which translates into the protein MNHSLSVAPSLEEHTHENPIVTKQQLFAKQLIVLVLEILLALPLGLLLAKFQIGRIAWIFGGIAAGTVVLQGCRVFYQYSPQPNRTARKVGMALVGLTVGASNAHGNLASVASGIPVFIFLTLFLLLSGSCIGYIYSRVTKTNLMTAMLATVPGGVGIMAAIAADYNKNVSLVALVQAIRVTSVVVLIPFVARTSTGNYYPQTLPINAAWLNFDPFQLELLLLVLVITGLVVYPAILFKIPAGDFFGALLIGIGFNPLLHWLPFVGDISFSPPPLINLLGQMLLGITIGEYWGDKPNFRKRTVGYALISVAMTLIAGAIAAILAMQLTSWDWLTCLLVTAPGGSAEMILVSLALNHNVEIVTTGHLVRLIAINSSLPLWVFLFRRLDEQLSEPV
- a CDS encoding DUF3040 domain-containing protein, with translation MTSESDRQKELEHRERLLREREVELRLREMETNLHTTDAAFHQTVKHQPENSQKPWMQKVILGGKLFALGVVTLVAVRIAAVLAGFIIVAALGWMSYKLFLESKKTNS